A genomic stretch from Pseudomonadota bacterium includes:
- the polX gene encoding DNA polymerase/3'-5' exonuclease PolX has translation MSNKSIPQVLEEIAMLLEIKGENQFKTRAYYNAAKTLSGIDSLEDMIREKRLREIKGIGEALSKKIEEYSETGKMAYFEDLKKEIPESLLELTGIPNLGPKKIKVLYDKLGITNTGELEYACKENRLIALPGFGEKTQQKILKGIEFIKKHKGEFLLGDVYPDAERIKERFGRVVQPGFVEICGSIRRCKETVKDIDILIAGENHEDLSTYFTAMPEIDEVLLTGDTKTSCRLKSGIEVDLRVVGYEAYPYALMYFTGSKEHNVRLRGISKKKGWKLNEYGLFEEDKLIAFKTEEEIYTALGLSYIAPELREDNGEIEASEQGKLPALVRLEDMRGAFHIHTEFSDGIDTIERLRDEARKMGLTYIGISDHSRTAYYAGGLKVEDIYRQWEIIDRLNDASSDFYIFKGIESDILPDGSLDYDEEILKGFDFIIASIHSNFNLSQEAQEKRILRAMENPYTTMLGHPTGRLLLSREGYNVDMRNIIDGAAKNNVIIELNASPYRLDIDWRFLRYAKEKGVMISINPDAHAAAGLYEIVYGVGIARKGWQEKADVLNTRTIAGVTDILRQV, from the coding sequence ATGAGCAATAAATCTATCCCGCAAGTTCTCGAAGAAATAGCAATGCTTCTTGAAATTAAAGGAGAAAACCAATTCAAGACAAGGGCCTATTATAATGCCGCAAAGACGCTTTCAGGCATTGACAGTCTTGAGGATATGATAAGAGAAAAAAGACTCCGCGAGATAAAAGGCATCGGCGAGGCGCTCTCGAAAAAAATTGAAGAATACAGTGAAACCGGAAAGATGGCATACTTTGAGGATTTAAAAAAGGAGATTCCGGAATCACTGCTTGAACTTACCGGCATACCGAATCTGGGACCGAAAAAAATAAAAGTCCTCTATGATAAACTTGGCATAACAAACACCGGCGAACTCGAATATGCCTGTAAGGAAAACAGGCTCATTGCTTTGCCAGGATTCGGTGAAAAGACCCAGCAGAAGATATTGAAAGGGATTGAGTTTATTAAAAAGCATAAGGGCGAGTTTCTTCTTGGAGATGTCTATCCCGATGCTGAAAGGATAAAGGAAAGATTTGGAAGAGTGGTTCAGCCAGGGTTTGTAGAGATATGCGGAAGTATACGCAGATGTAAGGAAACGGTAAAGGATATTGATATTCTTATTGCCGGGGAAAACCATGAAGATCTTTCGACGTATTTCACTGCCATGCCGGAGATTGACGAAGTGCTGCTTACCGGGGACACAAAGACATCCTGCCGCCTGAAATCCGGTATTGAAGTTGATCTGAGAGTGGTAGGCTATGAGGCCTATCCCTATGCCCTTATGTATTTTACCGGCAGCAAGGAACACAATGTCAGGCTGCGGGGAATTTCGAAAAAGAAAGGGTGGAAGCTCAACGAATACGGACTCTTTGAGGAAGACAAGCTTATCGCCTTTAAAACCGAAGAGGAAATTTATACTGCCCTTGGTCTATCCTATATTGCGCCGGAATTGAGGGAAGATAACGGAGAGATAGAAGCTTCGGAACAAGGTAAGCTTCCTGCGCTTGTAAGACTGGAAGATATGAGGGGTGCATTTCACATCCACACCGAATTCAGCGACGGTATTGATACAATTGAACGGTTAAGGGATGAGGCAAGGAAGATGGGTCTAACATATATCGGTATTTCAGATCATAGCAGAACCGCCTATTATGCCGGCGGACTTAAGGTTGAAGATATTTACAGACAGTGGGAAATTATCGACAGGCTCAACGATGCATCATCGGATTTTTACATATTCAAAGGCATTGAAAGCGATATATTGCCGGACGGCAGCCTCGATTATGACGAGGAAATTTTAAAAGGCTTTGATTTTATTATTGCTTCAATCCATTCAAATTTTAACCTCAGCCAGGAAGCTCAGGAGAAAAGGATTTTACGCGCAATGGAAAATCCATATACAACCATGCTCGGTCATCCCACAGGCAGGCTCCTGCTCTCACGCGAAGGCTATAATGTGGATATGAGAAACATTATTGACGGGGCCGCAAAAAACAATGTAATCATTGAGCTTAACGCAAGCCCTTACAGGCTTGATATTGATTGGAGATTTCTAAGATATGCAAAAGAAAAAGGGGTTATGATTTCTATAAACCCCGATGCACATGCAGCAGCCGGACTCTATGAGATTGTGTACGGTGTCGGCATTGCAAGGAAGGGATGGCAGGAAAAGGCCGATGTATTGAACACTCGCACAATTGCAGGGGTAACCGATATATTACGGCAGGTATAA